From the Deinococcus sonorensis KR-87 genome, the window CCCTCCGCTTGGGCCAGGCCCGCGTGCCGGACGTCGCCATCTCCGCCACCGCCGGCCGCTAGCAGACGCCCCTCCCGACGAGGGCTTCGAGGCTCTCTACGCCGTCCACCTCACCCCCGAAGGAGCCTTCGGAGAGCCTTCCGTCCGGATGAACACCGACGCCTTTGAGGGACGCCTGCGTGCCCTCGAGTACTATCACAGCCTGAAGATTGTTTCCGGCGCCTGGGTGGTCCTGCGGGTCGGCAGGCGCGGCTTTTCCCGGTTCACCCAGGAGCGCTTCAGCAAACCGTTTGACGACCGGTTTCACACCCTGATGGTCGCCACCGCCCAAGCACTGCTGGAGGAGTTCCAGGGGGTCTATGCCCACACGGAGAGCGACGAGATCAGCGTACTCTTCCCGCCCACCTGGACCATGTTCGACCGGGAGCTGGAGAAGCTGGTCAGTCTCAGTGCTGGGATGGCCAGCGCGACCTTCACGCTGGCCTGCGGGGAACGCGTCACCTTTGACAGCCGCGCCTGGATCGGCGTGACCGCTCAGGACGTCGTGGACTACTTCCGCTGGCGACAGTCGGACGCGGCCCGCTGCGCCCTGAACGGCTGGGCGTGCTGGACGCTCCGGCAGGAGGGGCCAGCGTGGCCGAGGCCACTCGCGCGCTCGAAGGCCAGACCACGGCCTTCAAGAACGAGCTGCTGTACCAGTGGGGTGTGAACTTCAACGGCCTGCCCGCCTAGCAGCGGCGGGGCGTGGGCCTGTACTGGGAGATCTATAGCAAGGATGGCGTGAACCCCCTCACCGGACAGGGTGTCGTAGCGGAACGCCGATGGGTAAAGACCGACAGAGACCTCCCGATGAAGGACAAGTACAGCGCCTTACTTACGCGTGGATGGCCCCGGTCTTGCAAAACGCTTCACCAGGCTCGTGCGTGCCAGTGGGGACGATGTCACGCGCGAGCCCAGCCTACCTGGACCCTCAATAAATCTCCCAGCGCACCCCCAGGCGATGTGGCTGAGGGTCGAGGTCCTCGGCCCGGTCATGCTCACCCAGCACGTGCAACCGGCACATCGCTCGCCCAGCTTGGCGCCACTGCCGCCGATATCTGCGGGTGTATCGGCCTTGCCCGAGGTGCACCGCTACGCTCAGCTGCCGTTGCAGCCACATGAGCTCATGTTCCCGCTCGTCCTGCTGCCGTGCCCAACTGCACACCTCGCCCCCTCCCCAGGGCGCTGGGTGAGTCCGTTGAGGTCCACGCGTCCACCAGTGATTGCGCCATTCATGAAAGAACCAAGCGTGCATCCGCCAACGCCGCCGGGCTTCGAGTCGCTCGTGCCGGTCCCGCTTCCAATTGTCCTTGGCCATGGTTACCGCCCTCCTCAGAGCGGTAACGAAGCTGGACCCCCGGTTGTACGCATGCCCAACGCTAGCTCATCACGATGGCGGCGTGCATCGACCGAAACGCGTATCTGCCTCATCCCGGTTGCAGGCGGAGGGTCGGCTGCCGTTGCTAGCGTGGAACTCCTTGCAAGTTGCTTTAATGCCAGAAGAGAAGCCAATGTGTTCCGGCGCTTCCCAGGGATTCGATAGGGTAGGGACATGTCGACCTTCCCCCTCACCGACGATTTCCTGAAGGCCCTCGAGCTCGCTCACGGCTACCACCTCGGTCAGTACCGCAAGGGCACCGACAAGGGTAAGGAGCCCGGCATTCCCTACATCTCGCATCTGCTTGGTGTCGCTAGCATCGCCCTGGAATATGGGGCGACCGAACCGGAAGCGATCGCGGCCCTGCTCCACGATGCCCTGGAGGACGGACCGAACAACACTGGGCGTGACGCCGACGAGCTGCGGCAGGAGATTGTCGAAACGTTCCACGAAGGTGTCCTGATTGCCCACCTGGTGGATGGGGCGACCGATGACGCGCCGAAGGCCAGCATGGAAAAGCGCCCCTGGCGAGAGCGCAAGCTGGAATACCTCGCCAGGCTGCCGGGAGAAGAGGCAAGCGCGCTGCTGGTGAGCGCCTCGGACAAGCTGCACAATGCGCGCGCCATCCTGAGTGACCTGCTGGCGTCGGGACCTGTGGTGTTCACCCGCTTCAACCAGGGTCGGGACGGGACCCTGCAGTACTACCGCCTTCTGGCCGATACCTATCTGAAGGTCGATACGGCCGACGTGCGCTCAAGGCCCCGATTGCATGCCCTCTTCGTAGAGTTGGAACGGACCGTAACGGCTCTCGAGTCCGCCTGTGGAGTCACGGCGGATGAAGTGCGGCCCTGGCCCCTGCTGAGCCCTGCTGCGGCCTCGTGAGCACAGGGGTAAACGGTGTGACTATAAGGGCTGGCGAGCTCAGGAGGTCGGCGCATATCTGTGTGGTCTAAGATCTCTATCCTGATCTTCGAGGTGCACCGCGAATAGGTCCAACCCTCTTGGCTGAGGAGCGCTTCGCTGTACTGAAAGAAGCCGGACTGCTGCTGGATCTCCTGTGTCCGATCGGCGAAAGCTTCAGGGGTGTGGGGCATAACGACGTTGGGGTTGATGATGGTCACAAGCGCCAGGAAGTCATCTGGGGTGGGTTCGCGGTTCATCACCGGTGCCGGGGCGGCAGTCATATTCCATCATGCCGGATGACCGAGTCCACTTCCCTTGACCGACACGGCGTAGAGTTTCTTGGTTCGGGATGTCGCCTGGACTGAGGTGCAGGAAGATCGGCGCATCGAGGTTGTAGGCAGTTAACGTGCTGTCATGGACCATCAGACCAGGCTGGCGAGGAGATCACACACCCAGGGTGTATAAACAGCACAGTCCGGAAGCTGATCTCGATCTAGCGTGTGGACAATAAAACAGCCCGTTACGCTTCTGTCCTCAGACGCCTGTGCTCCACTCGATGGCAATTGGCACAGAGACACTGGAGATCATCGAGCACAGTGACATGTTTTCCGGCCATATCTTTGACCTGAATCCTGCTGTGGTGAACCTCGATACAGGCTTCCCCATGCTCTCCGTATGCAGTTACAGGATCTATCCTGCACTTCTCGCAGAACAGTCTGCCATGCTGAAGCTTGAAAGCGGCCTTTTTGGCT encodes:
- a CDS encoding HD domain-containing protein, yielding MSTFPLTDDFLKALELAHGYHLGQYRKGTDKGKEPGIPYISHLLGVASIALEYGATEPEAIAALLHDALEDGPNNTGRDADELRQEIVETFHEGVLIAHLVDGATDDAPKASMEKRPWRERKLEYLARLPGEEASALLVSASDKLHNARAILSDLLASGPVVFTRFNQGRDGTLQYYRLLADTYLKVDTADVRSRPRLHALFVELERTVTALESACGVTADEVRPWPLLSPAAAS
- a CDS encoding tRNA(His) guanylyltransferase Thg1 family protein, which encodes MNTDAFEGRLRALEYYHSLKIVSGAWVVLRVGRRGFSRFTQERFSKPFDDRFHTLMVATAQALLEEFQGVYAHTESDEISVLFPPTWTMFDRELEKLVSLSAGMASATFTLACGERVTFDSRAWIGVTAQDVVDYFRWRQSDAARCALNGWACWTLRQEGPAWPRPLARSKARPRPSRTSCCTSGV